TTCTAAATACATAAAATTGTCCTTATCTGTACAAATCCACAGTTTGTAAGTTGAATCAGACATACTGCCCAGTATGAAAGTAAAATGTGCAATAATTTCCTAGTAAGTTACTGCCATTTAACTATGCATTTTTCCAAGGCACAGTAGACAAGAGACCTACAACAGTGGATCAGCCTACCACACGAAAATTTTAACCTTCTAATGAGACAGTGGGAcatattttgctctttctttgcaTTGAGTGACATAAGGCAGCACAAGAAGCATAACAAGGAAACTCAGATGTCCTGGGTTCTTCTTCATAATCACAATGAATACTGGTCTCCTATACAAATGAGATACAAAGCAGTAAAATATAATATAGGAATATAATTTTATTGTGTTAATCTGCATATGTATTGGTACAGCTGTTCTGTGAATGCTTCTGAGGAAAATTTTTCCATAACTCTGGCTCTCCCAGCTGCTCCCATTGTGTCCTTTAAGAGAGGATCTCTCACAATTTTTTCCATGGCCTCAGAGAATTGTGTTGGCAGAGGATCACATAAAAACCCTGTAATATTATGCAAGATTGATTCTAATGGACCGCCTGAATTAACCGCTATAACTGGACATCTCATATACATTGCCTCCAGAGGAACAATGCCAAAGTGTTCATTGCTTGGTGTGTAAAGCACACATACAGAGTTACTATAAAGAGAGATTTTCTGTTCATCTGAGAATGATCTCAGAAATGTGACGTGGTCATTAACACTAAGCTTAGCTGCAAGTCTCCTCAACTCTTCATAGTGCTCCACGTTTTCCAGGAGTCGCTGGTCATAACCACCTGCCATAACCAGGTGAACTTCATTCCACTCATAAGAATCAAGTCTTCCTTGAAGCTCGTGCAAAGCTTCAAGAGCCAATGCTAGATTCTTTTTTCTCTCATATCTATTAATGGAAAGAAACAAGAACTTCTTCTTTTTGGGTATCAGGTCATCTATGTCCGTAGGAACGACTGTTTCAAAGCTACTGATGTTGAGCGATGGGTAGAGGACATCTGGGTTTATGTGAGATAAAGACTTAAATGTGTCCTTGAACACGCTGGCGGTGAACTTGCTGTTCACAACAATGCAGTCTGCCATGCCAGTCGTGTACTCTTCCAGCCAGTCGAGCGGTAATCTGTAGATGCGCTTCAGGAGAGATTCTCTCTTGGTCAGAAGCTGATCAGGAAAGTGACagtaaaacaaaatctttttgcGGGTTCTGGCCAGCCTAAGCACAGGAATGCAGGCAGACACCTAGCACAACCAGgagagacaggacaagaagagAGGTTCACTATTTGCGTTAGTGCTGCTGGCGCGTACACATAATTTTAAAGCCACAACCCAAGAGCTGGCCCTTTGCAAGCCAactgcctcctccctctcccctccacaaGCTGCACTCCCTCACCCAGGGTCTCCTGCTGCGCCTCAGACTTCCTCCCTCACCTCGGCCTGAGAGGCCGCCAAGACTCCTTCCCCGCCCAGGCCCCACCAAGCCTCCATGCATCTCCTCCCAAGGCGGAAGGCTTCCTCAGCTGCCCGAGAGCTCGCCGGCACCCTCCGCCTGCCCCCACCGCAGCACCGGGGCGGCTAATGGCGACAGCAGTACCTGGTCGCAGACGAAGGCGTCGGCCGACTCGCCGCTGAGGAGCAGGATGTAGAGAGCCACGAAGGCCATACGCAGCGCGGCGCACAGGGCGTGCCCGCGACCCCACAGGCTGCGGGGCAGCCACCCGCCGCACCGCTGCACCGCCAGCCCCCGCGTCTCGGCGAAGCAGCGGGCCGGGTCGTAGTGCGCCGTCCAGATCTGCACCCGGCAGCCCCGCGCCTGCAGCGCCAGCGCTGCGTCCACCACCAGCCGCTCCGCGCCGCCCAGACCCAGGTCCGGGTGCAGGAACAGTACGGACGGGCCCGACGGGCCCTCCCCGCCCGCCTCCGCCATGGCTGGCTGCGGGGAGAGCGGCGGCCCGCCCGCCGGCACCGCACCGGGCAGCGGCGCGCAGGCGCGGCCCGCCGGCCACAGCGGGACACGTCAGCCTTCCTCCCGGGCCTTCTCCTTCGTCACACCCGCCAGGCGGCCCACGGCGCTGCCCGCCGCCTCGTCCTTTGTCTCCCCGGCTCatccgccccggcccggccgccggtGGGGGACCGAGGGCTAGCGAGGCGTCGTTCGGAGGCAGCTCCCTCGGAAAGCGGCCGCtgaagggaggtggggagggaaaagaggcCAGCGCTGCTCAGGCATCGTGCCGGGCAGCCGCCGGGTCCCGggaggcgcggggcggggcggggcctgctgcaggcagggacgtGGCCGGAGCGGCCGTAGAGGAGTGTGTGTGAGGCTGTGCGACCCCCCcagccaccaccgccgccgccatggTGAGGttctgccccgggcagggggtggcTGAGGCGCTCCCTCTCCTCCCGGCTGTGTCCGCCGCCGCCTCACACCCCCTCCcgcttctctcctctctctgcagcccGGGCCCAACCCCAGCGCTACCAGCGTCGGCTCCTCCGGCCGCTCCCCCAGCAAGGCCGTGGCTCCCCGCGCGGCGGGCTCCACCGTCCGGCAGAGGTACATACGGGCAGGGCGCTTATGGGTGCGTCTCGTCAGCCCTCGGTGCGGCTGGGTGTAGCCCCAGGTGGTGCTAAGCCAGCCACCGCGCTCGCCTGGCTGCACAGGCTGGTGGCCTCAAGCGTCCTGCTTCTGCAGAGTCTCTTGGGGTGGTTAGTGCTGGAAGCTGGCAGACTGCTAATGCGTTTCGGTTTTTCTTTCGCCCCGTTGTCCCCTAAAGGAAGAATGCCAGCTGTGGGACGAGAAGTGCAGGCCGCGCCACTTCCACGGGGACTGGTGGGATGTGGCGATTCTACACTGAGGACTCTCCAGGGCTCAAAGTGTAAGTTGGATATATGGGTGGTGGCAGGCGTGGGGCTGTATATTTCACCTACTTATGTAGTCTTTCAGTCATTGGATTGAGAGATCGGTGTTCTGGTCTGCGTGGGAAAACATGCTGAATTGATGGCTACTTGAATAGATTTGGGGTGAAGTGTTTTATTTAATCTGTAAACCTGGAgaggtattttttaaagttacagtgGCTTCAAAAAGGTAGGTACAAGTTATATTTTGTAATTGCCTAGACTTACCTTGAGTGGTCTTTGAAGACTGCAAGCAATCCCTTTGAAGTTGGGAAAGATTACTTGTCACAGTGAATTTAGGCATCTACATgcatgtttttgttcttttttaattaatcttttgttttttctttactaatAGATATGTTGTGATTCTGCGCCCCCACTTAAAAACATAATATAACTGCTATGCCACATGCTTGCAGAATTTCgggtgtttttattaaaaagctgCTGATAAATTATTTTAGTTAAGCTTGCAAAGTGAATAGCATTCTGATACCTTGTAGATCTCTGTTTTTACAGGGTGAATATTCTGAGATTATGGTCAAATATCTGGTGGTAGTGTCCCTTAAGCTGTAAAGAGAGCCTAGGTTTTTACTTTTTGGCCAGTTTGAATCTTTCGGATCAGTTTCCCAAACAAGCTTTGCAGCCTAATACTTGGGTCACAAAGGTGAGAAGTGTATTTCAGCTGATGGGTGTGTGATAAGTCATACCTTGAGTGGGATTTTGTGCTTCTTGTAGAGTTATACTTCATGGCCTCTCGATTTTACTGAGTTGAAGAGACTCAAGACACTCAGGGATGTCCCTATTGTTTCTGTTTTCTATAATccattactattttattttggaGACATTTAAAAGGGCTTCTGCTAGCTGCACGAACAAATTGtttggggaagggctggtgaTAGTCTAGTGACTGTTCTGTGATTAGTCCTTCCTCTGAAGTTGTCTTAcgtattttaattttcatatgtGCTTGACACTAAACTCTAGAGCAAACCATCAGCGTAGTGGTGTGCTGCTACTGCAGGTCTTGCTTTCTCCATTCTGAATCCAGAGAAGAGACAAGGCAAAGAAAAGATAAAGGCAATGAGCAACAAAAGTGTTCCAGAGCAAATCTATGCAGATAGGCAGGGCAACtattttctgtggtgtttggTCTTCTAAaactcaggttttttttaaaaaaaaaaaaagagaaaaaatggaagTGTTCTATCATTAGGTagacgtattttttttttttctaatagacTTGTGATGCAAGCTGTCAAAGCAGCTTGAATGGCCACTCAGTCATTTTAGTCTTCAGTATAAGCAGGTCAGTAGATAGATTTCCCCTTCTACTTATGTTGCAACACAGTGGTTCCCAATTTTAAGGTTTAGGAACCCTGGGAGTGTTTCTTGTTGCAAGCTGCCACAGGTAGCTGTATGTTCAGGCTTTTAATAGAAGAAACAAATCCGTAAAAGCAAGTTGGCTTAGGAGCAACTTTCTTGCTTACAGCATTCCATGTATTTTTCTATGTATGTTTTCTTCCATAGCAACCAGTTGTTATGATATCTGTCCTATCCAGTaggcttaaaaatgaaaatgagttaCAGAGGGGTTATGGTTGCTTCAATAAAGTGTTTCAGCcaaatttgtttctgaaaatggtTGAGATCACTACTGCATAAAGCAATGTAAAAGATTAGcctggtggtggggttttttttgtgttttctcttctCACGTTGTTCAAAATATAAGCTCTTAAAATTACtatgaaaaaatacataaaaacacCTGAGAAGAGGTTATTTCATGCTAGCTGTGATCAGGAGAATTGCACTCTAGATCTAAAGTTTTATATTGTTGAAATTATACCTTTGGTGCTTCAAGTATTTAGTTTCTGTACTCAACAtcagaaataataaatatgttGAATAAGCACATTTGGTTTACCTTAGGAACATACATTTATCTAGTACAGGATGCTACAAAATATATATGTCTTTAAAAACAGTATTAGCAAAAGAGTGCTGTGGGGGATCTGGTTTAGAGTGGAATATGACGTTTTCCTCTTTGAAACTTGGCTCAAGCATCGCATAGTTTGAAAAGAAGATTAAATCCAAATGTGTTGCTATATTTCTATGGCACTTGGTACCTGTGGTTCCTGTATCTTGTCTTGAACTTTCTTGCTTAAGGAGCTCTAAGCATTGTTTCCTGTGGAGTCATGATAGAGAATCAAATTGGGCTTGTGGTATAATATGCAGCCTTACAAAAGACATCCTGAGAATGCATACTGCCAAATCTTTAGAGGTGCCTGAGttggttggtttatttatttatttggactGCGTGGTGGGCTGAGAGGATTCAGGTGTATGGAGGAGAATTGCAAGGTTTCAACAGGTTGTCTTTGGGACTGGAGGAAAGGAGATACTCATGTCAGTATTGGAAAGCTGATAATTCTGTAGAGGGATCAGTGTCa
The nucleotide sequence above comes from Numenius arquata chromosome 4, bNumArq3.hap1.1, whole genome shotgun sequence. Encoded proteins:
- the ALG2 gene encoding alpha-1,3/1,6-mannosyltransferase ALG2, yielding MAEAGGEGPSGPSVLFLHPDLGLGGAERLVVDAALALQARGCRVQIWTAHYDPARCFAETRGLAVQRCGGWLPRSLWGRGHALCAALRMAFVALYILLLSGESADAFVCDQVSACIPVLRLARTRKKILFYCHFPDQLLTKRESLLKRIYRLPLDWLEEYTTGMADCIVVNSKFTASVFKDTFKSLSHINPDVLYPSLNISSFETVVPTDIDDLIPKKKKFLFLSINRYERKKNLALALEALHELQGRLDSYEWNEVHLVMAGGYDQRLLENVEHYEELRRLAAKLSVNDHVTFLRSFSDEQKISLYSNSVCVLYTPSNEHFGIVPLEAMYMRCPVIAVNSGGPLESILHNITGFLCDPLPTQFSEAMEKIVRDPLLKDTMGAAGRARVMEKFSSEAFTEQLYQYICRLTQ
- the SEC61B gene encoding protein transport protein Sec61 subunit beta is translated as MPGPNPSATSVGSSGRSPSKAVAPRAAGSTVRQRKNASCGTRSAGRATSTGTGGMWRFYTEDSPGLKVGPVPVLVMSLLFIASVFMLHIWGKYTRS